The proteins below are encoded in one region of Rhizophagus irregularis chromosome 13, complete sequence:
- a CDS encoding uncharacterized protein (SECRETED:cutsite_VYA-LP; SECRETED:prob_0.9573); SECRETED:SignalP(1-20), which translates to MNRNFIFAFVLLAILSTVYALPFELDGLNGINPPLCPVNAEHLTLTVSPSPIVSGSPFTLNVSGKLNSEVPQNVLFNAAFLKTDTFEILGTFSDDICSSPGITCPIPAGTDFSTTIEKVAPAGLPASFVVGAVIVAQGGTTIACTFIEGSAAQ; encoded by the coding sequence ATGaatcgaaattttatttttgcattcGTTTTATTGGCTATTCTTTCAACGGTCTATGCACTTCCATTTGAACTTGATGGTTTAAATGGTATAAATCCACCATTATGTCCTGTAAATGCAGAACATTTAACTTTAACAGTTTCTCCTAGTCCTATCGTTTCTGGATCACCCTTTACTTTGAATGTTTCCGGAAAACTAAATTCAGAAGTCCCTCAAAATGTCCTATTTAATGCCGCATTTCTTAAAACTGATACTTTTGAAATATTAGGTACCTTCAGTGATGATATTTGTAGTAGTCCAGGAATTACATGTCCAATTCCGGCTGGAACCGATTTTAGTACAACAATTGAAAAAGTAGCACCAGCAGGTTTACCTGCGTCATTTGTGGTTGGGGCTGTTATTGTTGCTCAAGGTGGTACTACTATAGCCTGTACATTTATTGAAGGTTCAGCGGCACAgtag
- a CDS encoding mitochondrial 54S ribosomal protein bL12m gives MSRCINYTLVALSLSNRVILRTSPVLFIQSLKYQRVAQYATEADSKERMPAPGKDAAVNPRIASLVDQIASLTLIETSELVQLLKTRLNIHDVVLPAVNVAASANPATAPAASDHIEEEKAPEKTEFTVKLEKYDAAAKTKIIREIKNLMPGTNLVEAKKFVESVPKVIKEKVNKEEAEKIKKTLEGLGGTVIFE, from the exons ATG TCACGTTGTATTAATTATACCCTTGTTGCGTTATCTTTATCAAATAGAGTTATACTTCG AACATCGCCCGTGTTATTTATTCAATCTTTGAAATATCAGCGTGTTGCTCAATATGCGACAGAAGCTGACTCAAAAGAAAGAATGCCTGCACCTGGAAAAGATGCTGCAGTTAATCCGCGTATTGCCAGTCTTGTGGATCAAATCGCATCGTTAACTTTAATTGAAACTTCAGAGCTAGTACAATTATTAAAG ACCCGTTTGAATATTCATGATGTTGTACTGCCAGCTGTTAACGTGGCTGCGTCAGCTAATCCAGCTACTGCACCTGCAGCTTCCGATCATATTGAA GAAGAAAAAGCTCCGGAGAAAACTGAGTTTACTGTCAAACTAGAAAAATATGATGCAGCAGccaaaacaaaaataattcgtgaaattaaaaatcttatgCCTGGAACAAATCTCGTGGAG GCTAAAAAATTTGTCGAAAGTGTTCCAAAGGTTATAAaggaaaaagtaaataaagaagaagcagaaaagattaaaaagaCTCTGGAAGGTCTTGGCGGCACTGtcatatttgaataa
- a CDS encoding uncharacterized protein (BUSCO:EOG092C4JOE), protein MGQLLEEALADKQIGVIIAYHPPIFRPIKRLNLDNAKQAIVLKCVAQGIGVFSPHTASDSCVGGVNDWLAKGLGAGTIKPIAPAQNPPEGHEEAGTGRMFTLDQPAPLSTIIERVKQHLKLRYVRVATTNKHSSGELISTIGICAGSGSSVLLPATADLYFTGEMSHHDILAALDKNTSVILCEHSNTERGYLSEVLKPKLEQLLKEGKEEKIDVVVSKVDKDPLETV, encoded by the exons ATGGGACAAT TATTGGAGGAAGCTTTAGCCGATAAACAAATTGGAGTAATTATAGCATATCATCCACCAATTTTTCGTCctattaaaagattaaatttagataatgCTAAACAAGCTATTGTATTAAAATGCGTTGCTCAAGGCATTGGTGTATTTAGTCCTCATACTGCTAGTGATTCGTGTGTCGGTGGAG TTAATGATTGGCTGGCCAAAGGACTTGGGGCAGGAACTATAAAACCCATAGCTCCTGCTCAAAATCCACCTGAAG GTCATGAGGAAGCCGGAACTGGTAGAATGTTCACTTTGGATCAACCAGCCCCACTCTCAACTATAATTGAAAGAGTAAAACAACATCTAAAGCTCCGATATG tTAGAGTAGCTACAACAAATAAACATTCATCTGGAGAATTGATTTCAACGATTGGAATATGTGCTGGTTCAG gATCTTCAGTACTTTTGCCTGCAACAgctgatttatattttacaggAGAAATGTCTCATCATGACATTCTTGCTGCATTAGATAAAAATACTAGTGTAATCTTAT gTGAGCATTCAAATACGGAAAGAGGATATCTTTCAGAAGTATTAAAGCCAAAGTTAGAACAATTATTAAAGGAAGGTAAGGAAGAAAAAATAGACGTAGTTGTAAGCAAAGTAGATAAAGATCCGTTGGAAACTGTATaa
- a CDS encoding Rab GDP dissociation inhibitor alpha, with protein MDEQYDVIVLGTGLTECILSGLLSVEGKKVLHIDRNDYYGGESASLNLTQLYRKFRSGGEPPSELGKDRDYNIDLIPKFMMANGELVRILTHTDVTKYLEFKQIAGSFVYRDGKISKVPASEMEAVRSPLMGLFEKRRAKKFFEYMQNWREDDPSTHQGLDINNIPMSAVYEKFGLEPGTQDFIGHAMALYLDDSYLTRPARESYNRIILYITSVARYGKSPYIYPLYGLGELPQGFARLSAIYGGTYMLDKRVDEIVYDANGKVCGVRSGDETAATKQVIGDPSYFPDKVRKIGKVVRAICLLNHPIPNTDDADSIQLVIPQNQVGRKHDIYIASVSGTHNVCAKNYYLAIVSTIVESDNPEAEIKPGLDLLGPCVEKVINVTDLEEPIEDGSKDQVFISRSYDATSHFGTVCEDVKSIYKRITGQDLILKQRPKDEEQGE; from the exons atg GATGAGCAATATGATGTCATCGTTCTCGGTACAGGTTTAACTGAGTGTATTCTCTCGGGTTTATTGTCTGTTGAAGGAAAAAAGGTCCTTCACATAGACAGAAACGACTATTATGGTGGTGAAAGTGCTAGTTTGAATTTAACACAG CTCTATAGAAAATTTCGCTCTGGAGGAGAACCTCCAAGTGAATTAGGTAAAGATCgtgattataatattgatcTGATACCAAAATTCATGATGGCAAATGGTGAACTTGTAAGGATCCTTACTCACACCGATGTGACAAAATATCTCGAGTTTAAACAAATAGCCGGTTCGTTTGTATATCGAGATGGTAAGATTTCTAAAGTACCTGCAAGCGAAATGGAAGCTGTGCGTAGTCCATTGATGGGATTGTTTGAAAAAAGAAGAGCAAAGAAATTCTTTGAATACATGCAAAACTGGCGTGAAGATGATCCAAGTACTCATCAAG GTCTCGATATCAATAATATTCCAATGTCAGCAGTCTATGAAAAGTTTGGACTTGAACCTGGTACTCAAGATTTCATTGGTCATGCCATGGCTTTATACTTGGATGACTC ttatctTACTCGTCCTGCTCGAGAGAgttataatagaattattttatatatcactTCTGTTGCTCGTTATGGAAAAAGTCCCTATATTTATCCATTATATGGATTGGGCGAATTGCCTCAAGGTTTTGCaag GTTGAGTGCTATTTATGGAGGTACTTATATGCTAGATAAACGTGTCGATGAAATCGTTTACGATGCGAATGGTAAAGTTTGCGGGGTTCGTTCCGGTGATgag actGCCGCAACAAAACAAGTTATTGGTGATCCATCCTATTTCCCTGACAAAGTTCGTAAAATCGGAAAAGTCGTTCGAGCTATTTGTTTACTTAATCATCCTATACCTAATACCGACGACGCAGATTCCATTCAATTAGTTATCCCTCAAAATCAAGTCGGCAGAAAACATG atatttacaTTGCAAGTGTTTCTGGCACTCATAATGTGTGCGCCAAGAACTATTACCTTGCTATTGTTTCAACTATTGTTGAATCAGATAATCCAGAAGCGGAAATTAAACCTGGTCTTGATTTACTTGGTCCATGTGTAGAGAA aGTTATCAACGTAACAGATCTTGAGGAACCTATTGAAGATGGTTCCAAAGACCAAGTCTTTATCTCTCGTTCTTATGATGCCACATCACATTTTGGAACTGTTTGCGAAGATGTTAAGAGTATCTATAAGCGAATTACTGGTCAAGATCTTATTCTAAAACAAAGACCAAAAGATGAAGAACAGGGTGAATAA